Part of the Citrus sinensis cultivar Valencia sweet orange chromosome 2, DVS_A1.0, whole genome shotgun sequence genome, aaataatcataCATATATCCAATACAttaggaatgaagttacttatCTCGACAAAAGAATTTGAACTACACACCTCAAAACCTCTAAGAGCTTAAACACCTTCAATACCTTAAACAAATGCAAAATATGACTatcaataacttattctaagaatatgattttctaattcatacccgtacaggtttgattttcagaattttaactcttGATCTAAAACTCATAATGACATAATGTTCAATGGAACTATTCTGGACATCCATGAGTACCCcatgtaaaattttcaagaggatccgatatcaaaaacattttcaaaactatttatttctcGACAAATTCGAAACTGTTTTCACATAACCTAAACCAAACAGGACGGGTTCtgagatttttataaaataaaattctgatcagaaaattatgaaatcacAACTGGGAATACTAAACACATATATTAACTTCCatataaaatttcagaagttTTCGAGTTCATTTGGTGGTATAAATAATCTTGTGAATCCGATCGCAATTCTGGAATCGCAGTTTTCCAGTGCAGTGGTTTCTAATtcgaaaatacatataaaattgaaaacgaagtcgtatttaatgaataaaatttattcaagaagCCCCACATGTCCAGttcagaaatataaatttcataagaaaactcgttcagaaaatataggttttaattcaagatACTCATGCTGTCCAGAATTATCCTGTGTGCTTAATACGTCAATGATTGATTAACTaaactcataataaattaaaacccttTTACAAAGTctaaatacattttaaatcATGCATTATGATTTATAACAATCTAAAACCATGCCAATATAAACCCTAGATAGAGTGATTGGAAATCTTGTGGGGAATAAGGAGAGTAAACTTATCAATCGCTTTGATTCTCTCCTAAATAAAGGCTTGAATCCTAGGGTTTGGGTAAGAGTGTAATGAGcagcaaagaagaagaaacgtCGTGGGTttagggttatggaaggggaaaaatatgaatttatagagagtcttaagaaaccctattGAATTTGGGAAAATAACCCTTTTTCGAAAATTACCCAAAAATAATCTCTATTTGTAAGGGCAATAATgtcattttaaaattccattaaaataaaaaaggaaatttggGCGTTACAATTGTCATCACAAATACTTCCAGGTCCTTGCTTAAACTGACTACAATTCAAGAGGGCGTCGTTTATGCTAACTTCTTCTCACGTTCGTAGATTATGAAATCCAATTTGTGGTATCATACAAGTTTCATGGGCTAGGTACAAAGATGTAAATTCCGATTGGCTATTCTCTACTTTTACCAGCTACAAGTAGATTATATTTATCTAAGCAACATGTTAGGAATCCTAACATTGGAATCCCAACAGATATAATCGCTTCTTtgaaatatatagatatatatatatatatatatatatatatatatatatatatatatatatatatattgccaCAGATAACAGGTTATTATTTCGTTTGGGATCATTCCAAAGGTCAACTTTGggtttattaattatcaagcaGCAGCTTGATAAAGCCTTAAAAAATCCACTATCTACACTCAAATGTTTTGCATATCTTTAGTCGACGATTGGTGTAATTGATCAGCAACTACAATTTTTAGATAAGTAAGTAAGATTGTAAATATACATGGACCTTTaggaaattataataaaacaagatGTGCCATCGTGAAAATGAGATCTCTTTATTGATTAATTCGAAGTCTTCGTGTACATATAGTATGATCGGTCACTTGCACAATTCATTGGATTTCTAACGTACATAACAGAAACTTTCGTTATTTTTCTAGGTGACGTAATTGGTAAATCTACTAAAGCTTGCAAGCAATCTTACGAGTCTCCGTGATGTCAAATAAATCTTCTGTTGATCCTTGAATCATTCTCTTTAGCTCTtcttcaaatttcttcataCTCGGCCTCGGCAAACGTATAGGTATGAGAGTCCCAGTCTCCCCATCTTCTTTTTGGCACCTGTTTAAGAAACTAAAAATAGACTTAGCACCAGCAATCCCAGCAAAAACTGGCTTCCCCCACCCCAAATCAATTCTATCGAATCCAACCTTGCTTAAATCGGACACAATGTAGTTCCCCTTAATCGCGTGCCTCGGCCGTCGCCCTTTGACCTCCATAAGATCCGCCGCAGATCTTATATGCTCTTCACTCATTTCAGCCTTTGCTTTTTTCACCAATGCAACAGCATACCCTAATGGATTGTTGCATAAAGCACCAACTTTTGAATGCACAGCTGGGAATGCCACTGCGTTACCATAATACCCGGAAGGAATATccattttataatcttttgcTCGAGCGGAAACTAGACATGAAAATTGAACAGTGTCTTTAGGGTCCAGTTGAAGAGCAATTGTTCTACATCTCCACATACAACCAGCCAACAACTCAAATGTTGAACAATTTCTAAGGTGTAATGGAAGTTGATTTTTGAGGACTCTCACTTCTTTGGGACCAAAGTAGAATGATTTGTGGTCCATTTCATTTGGATTGGTAGTTATGAAGGTATCtgaattgttatttatttcttcGTATTCTAAGTGAACATTTGTTACTTGTGGTGGATTTCTAGCACATAAGCGTTTCCGTTGCCAAACAGGGAATAGCGAAGGTGTATTTGCACCTCTTGCCATCTCCTCTATCGTTTTCATAAATTGTACcaaatcagatgcatcacacattgtGTGGTTGAAACGTATCGCAAGAGTGAATCCTCCACacatcaaacgagtcacctatatatatatatatatgagaaacaaagaaaacattaaaatacTTGAAGTAGAAATGCAGAATTAGGTAATATATGGAAGCGAGAAACTAAGAATGACATTTTGGTCCCcaatatttttacatattttatcatttaggaccattttttaatttctcactTTATTCGActgtataattttatagaaaattattagtggTCCACTGAACTTTTATCGAAAGttccaaattaaatattcaaaacctttaaaattattacttgtCTACGTAAGTTTTGGAATTGTATAATGAGCCAATTTTCCGGGAACTCAATAAGATAATTTAGTGTatccccccaaaaaaaaagactacTAAAAAGAAATGTTCGATTAGTACACTCGACTTCAAATGcccaaaaaaatgtgttttctATATTATGATGTTATGATGTAATAggtaattgaaaattatatatatgaaccCGGCTAACTGATAACAGTGACACATTTAGAGACTTGAATGTATCCTCTcagtaattataaaatgtcgaaactatttattttgagTATGCATGTGAAGTAAATTCAATGGTTAGTTATGATCGACTCACTTGAATTAAGAGCAATGGGCAACCAAGGATGCCTTCAGAACCTGGAACATTATAGGTCAATTGTTCCAAATACGGGCATGGAGGCTGAATAGCACCGCCAAGCTGCTCAAGTTTGAAGTTAGCTTCAGCCTCGAGAAACAAGATCCCTTCACCATTGCAATCCACCATAAGCTTGCGGTTGGGACCTTCTATAAGCCTACCAGCAAAAGGGTAATAATACACAAGTGCTTCACTTATAGCTTCCTTGATGACCTTCACGGGATCTTTTTCTTTGAGTAATGGAGGTGATGATGCAGAGTTATTCTTGTAAAGGAATATTACTGGAATATGAAACCTGAAACTTTCTTGGTCGTCTATATCGGAAAGTTGCTTTAATTCACGCGGTGTTGGCCTTGCTGGAACAATTAATTCCGGTGCCTGCCGGGTTACTGACAAAACTAGAGAAAATTTTGGAgccattttaaattttcaatgttAGTTACTAGTTTGGTTGTTCTGGTAAGGCTTGAACTGTTTCACTGGTTGCCTTGGCCtccaaaaattttcatttatagcTGAAGAAAGAGGCACGTGGGTAGCGTGTATGGAAAGTGACTGTCACCGAATTATGCAGAAGCACGTGTGTGGCACGTTATACAAATCAAGACCAATGGCACgttatacataattttttcattcaacTTCAGCAAAAAGATTCTTGGTCGGTTAGGGTTAAGATGATTTATGTATATGTACAGAAAGTGTCCATCGATATAAACATTTGTTTCGTACTTGATTAATTTCGAAAACAATTATAGTCTGCAACTGCGGCTTGGCGGAGTGGTTGTCAatccattttttctttgattggCCATCCCAAATTCAAAtctttgttataaaaaataataataatttgaacttTGTTCATCTTTATGCTTTGCTATGAGAGTACTTCGTTCGTTGGAATGGTGATTTTCAAACACTGGATCATCACCTATATTATAGcattccaaattaaaaaaacggatcaaatttgaagagaaatACAAAACGATAATGCGCTTAGAGTACCCAAGACTCTACTATGTATTGAACATGATGACGAGCACGTTTCTTGTAAAATTAGGACGCTATTGAATATGTTGTGATAAGGTGGTGTACTGTAATTTAGGAGGCAAATTCTCCTTCCAATAATTCTCGCAACACTTGGCTGATTGAGCTTGTTCCCCTAAATAAACGGAAATCCttttgtgtatacttgcaccaCCGAATGAGTTATTTTAACTTCAATAATATTAGGCAGCAACCCGCTACTGGTTTATATCATTTgcagacttttttttttaacttttttaagaTGAGGATTAATCTATTTGAACCCGTTCactaattatttcaaattgttattttgtgcTAGCAGATAGTTGTCGAtggaataatatatatatagtgcaACTTGGAAATTCAATCGAGAATAGCTTAAAATTCTACTTTCTCTAGCTAATATTGGCCAGATATGTCCATATCTATTCTACACTCTACGGAAAGCAAATAAAGAATTCCCTTGGAAGCTCGAACTGATTTGTCCACCATTAAGCTATTGTTCATATGTTTAGGTGGAAACCAATGAgaagtgaaaataaaagtacttCTCATGCCATGAATTTGTAGTCAAGAAATAATcctttagttttattttattttgcaataATAACTCTTTcgattttttgaatattttgtttaGGAAATAAACCCTTTAGATTACTAAGCTGTAGCAATATTCAgtgaaaagagagagagagagagagagtacaAAAACCACACATTAAAATCCTCATCTATTTCACATTTCCATATTGAGCATCACATCAAGACTGGGTACACTTTCACTGAATCGTGGTCTCTAATGCATAGGcggtttgaaattaattttattacaattggattcttcttgtttttggaTAGGAACAATTGGATTCATGAACATACATTGTACATACAACATAATGGTCAATTTACGCATTTTCAACGTTTAGTAATATGATTAGAAAGTTCccctaattttaaattattaaattttatgtttattgaaAGTGATAGAGGCACTCGTATTAATTTGTGCTcttaattttccatttgattgcaatataagaaaatgagTATTAAATGACATTTGTCCTCATTTGTTCTGCCTGGATCgaccaaaataatttacttgGTCTCAGTTTTCACCCGTGGAATACTCTTGGCTTCTTTCTTGTCTAACCATGACCATAAATGAGAAACAATGGAGGCCAAGGCAACCAACGAAATAGTTCAAGCCttaccaaacaaaaaaactaaCCTTAGTAAACTAAGTCCTCAAGCAAATAACGCAGATTAAAATGgcttcaaattaaattttctcaaGTTTTGTCGGTAACCCGGCAAGCACCGGAATTAATTGTTCCGGCGAGGCCAACGCCGCGTGAATTAAAGCAACTTTCGGATATGGATGATCAAGAAAGTCTAAGGTTTCAGATTCCAggaatattattttacaagaaCAACCCTTCATCATCACCTACtgtccaaaaagaaaagatccCGTGAAGGTCATCAAGGAAGCTTTAAGTAAAGCACTTGTATATTATTATCCTTTTTCATATACGCTTGTAAAAGGCCCCAACCGCAAGCTTATGGTGGATTGCAAGTGAAGGGATCTTGTTTCTTAAGGCTGAAGCTAACTTCAAACTTGAGCAGCTTGGCGATGCTGTTCAGCCACCATACCCATATTTGGAACAATTGCTCTGTAATGTTCCAGGTTCCCATGGCATTCTTGGTTGCCCATTGCTCTTAATTCAAGTGAGTTTATCTATTACTTGTAAGCAAGTGACTTTACTTTCGCATGCATACTCAGATTATATAGTttctaaattcttttaactAAACATAAATGACTATTTAGTTCCTAGAGTTTGAGTTAATTGCATAagtaattcttatattttaaaaatttatccaaaacatCCATGTTATAAATATGTTTCCATTGCAATACCTACTTAATTATTCTCTACTATTCATCTATTACATGAtagttttgtttgaattttatcagTAAAAAATTAGATCCAACAATTATAAAAGTAGCAACAAGGAGCCCACAAAGACTTggtcaaatatttttctttagttacTCACCTGAGCTTAAATCTTGAGAGAGATACAAGCTAAAAAGTCAATTTGAGTTTTGCCCATTCTCCAActtctgaaaaataataacaataatggaaatgatattttgggtaatttttcaaaacatgAAAAGCAACTGAGTAATTGGCCCCggacttaaaataatttatctttttaactaatcattattttaatcataatattatacttaattaattatctaatgattttcttcCTATGAGTGTATAAGGTAACTCGATGCGGGGGATTCATTCTTGCATTACGTTTTAACCACACAATGTGTGATGCAATTGGTTTGGTACAGTTCTTAAAAACCATAGAGGAGAGGAGATGGCACGAGGTTAAGATAAACCTTCCCTACTCCCTGTTTGGCAACGGGAATACTTATGTGCGACAATTCCACCACAAGTAACATGTGACGCCCAAAATGAATACGAGCAAATAAACTCCATCCCGAGTGCCTTCACAGCTGCCAACTCAAATGACATGGACCACAAATCATTGTACTTTGGTCCAATGagatagataaaaaaaatataaattttaatatattaacagataaaaaaataatttttaatgtattaaaatttattttttaaattttaatatgcatTTAAAGTGAGGATAAAGTGAAGATGCTCTACTAGTAAAGGACTATAcatattaaatatgaaaatcaGTTCCAACCATCACaaaattcttttcctttattacaaaaaaatatgggACAGTATAGATCTTTCTCCAATTACTAGTGAAAACAAATTTCTAGGCTATGTTTAACAAACCTCTAAATTCTGTTACAAATTATTCTCAATAGATCTCAAATTGTAAACatatcaatatattaaaataattaattagaaaactaACAAGCATCCAACCGCACGTTTTGCATTTGTTCATTTGTGAGCTAAATTACATTTATATTCTACTCCGAATATGACATATTTTTTCTGGATAATTTTTGGATACCTCTCCTGAAGTTTGGTCTTACTACACTTAGAGaaaatgtatgtatatattgaCATATAGCACCCCTGAACGTGTATAAGCGTTAAGGAGCCGTTTGGTAAATGAGGACAATTTTGTCATTGCagaaacatattatttttaaatcttaagaaAGCTGATTGACAGTGATTGGTTACATAAATCGagtgcaaaacaaataataccCATCTTCACTTTGCCATTTGGCTTTCGTCCAAAACAAATACTACCCACTCATTTTCAGCCAAACATGATAGAAACCGAAATTCGGTGATTGAAGAGCTTTGTAGGTGTGTTTTTCTGtcaaatcttgaaatttaattatggtttcatttttttccttgcaCTTTGTTCAAAAGGCTGTGAGTTTAGTTGCGTTTTTGTTTCAGTTAATTGAGAAGAATGTTTAGGGTTCTGAAAAATTGAAGCAGTGAtcgaaaataaattgatttttgacTTTATAATCAGTGGAAAATGTTGAGTAAAATGCGaaaaagatttgatttttaaggACATACGAAGGTGGATATCTGAGTCATGCTGAAATTTACTGAATCTGCtcttcatatttaaaaaaatcgaaaCTTGTTGCTGAGAATGCAAACTTGTTCTTAAGATATATGACAAAAATTAGTTACAGAACTTGCAATAAACTGATACTTgggtttcttgtttttaaatgttatttaAGGCTATTGAATATTTTGggcaaaattatataaaccGAAAATTTACCTCTGAGTATCAATGCATGTTGATCTTTAGCTTTGGGAACTAAATTATGGCTTCAATAGAGTAGCATATACTAATGGTCTTCCATGTGTGTTGAAGTGGCAGAAGGAATATGTCATGAAAATATGTTTGTCTATATTCAATTCATTTCTTTGGTTTTATACGATAATCTTCAAACAGAGAATTAggataaaaattgattttgtggGCCATTGGTTCTAGAAGAG contains:
- the LOC102614899 gene encoding methanol O-anthraniloyltransferase-like; this translates as MAPKFSLVLSVTRQAPELIVPARPTPRELKQLSDIDDQESFRFHIPVIFLYKNNSASSPPLLKEKDPVKVIKEAISEALVYYYPFAGRLIEGPNRKLMVDCNGEGILFLEAEANFKLEQLGGAIQPPCPYLEQLTYNVPGSEGILGCPLLLIQVTRLMCGGFTLAIRFNHTMCDASDLVQFMKTIEEMARGANTPSLFPVWQRKRLCARNPPQVTNVHLEYEEINNNSDTFITTNPNEMDHKSFYFGPKEVRVLKNQLPLHLRNCSTFELLAGCMWRCRTIALQLDPKDTVQFSCLVSARAKDYKMDIPSGYYGNAVAFPAVHSKVGALCNNPLGYAVALVKKAKAEMSEEHIRSAADLMEVKGRRPRHAIKGNYIVSDLSKVGFDRIDLGWGKPVFAGIAGAKSIFSFLNRCQKEDGETGTLIPIRLPRPSMKKFEEELKRMIQGSTEDLFDITETRKIACKL